From Elusimicrobiota bacterium:
AAGTTTTGTAGTAAATGCGGGCAAAGCCTTACAATGGCACCGGCATGGTTACCGGATGTTAAATGGCATATAAAAACCCTGGGGATAATTTATGTTATCCTTCTTATAGTATTCATCGTAGGACAGGTATTATTAAAACCGTATGTCCGTAATATTGTAGAGAACTGGTGAGACGGTAAACTAATAATATTATGGTAACAAATACTAAACGCACACTTAATCTCGCAAGGAAGGTTTTAAGGATAGAAGCTTCCGCTGTAGTGAACCTGCAGTCAAAACTCGGGGCTGGGTTTATCAAGGCTGTGGGGATAATATCTGACTGTGAAGGCCGCGTGATTGTTACGGGTTTAGGGAAAAGCGGGATCATTGCGCGTAAAATCGCGGCAACACTTGCCGCTACCGGTACACCGGCAACGTATATGCATCCAACGGATGGTATACACGGCGATATCGGGATACTTGAACTTCAGGATGTTGTGATACTAATCTCATATTCCGGTGAGACAACAGAACTTGCGGAGTTAATCCCTGCAATAAAAAAGATTGGCGCAAAAGTTATCGGTATTACCGGAGATAATAAGTCAACACTTGCACGGATCAGTGATGTGGTATTAAGCAATAAGGTAACCCGTGAAGCGTGTCCTTACAATATAGCGCCTACAGCGTCCACAACAGCATGCCTGGCTCTGGGTGATGCTTTGGCGGTCTGTGTTATGAGTGAGAAAAAGATTAAACCCGAGCATTTTGCGTTATTGCATCCCGGGGGAACAATCGGGAAAAAGTTGTTGTGGACTGTTAAGGATATTATGAGGACAGGTGAGAATAATCCGGTGGTAACTCTCGGGGTGAACGTGAAATCTGCGTTATTAGTGATGACCCGTACACGTGTAGGGGCGGTAAGTATTGTGGATAGTAAAAATAAACTGCTGGGATATTTTTCAGATGGCGATTTACGGCGCTGTCTTGAACGTATGCCGGATTTATTGAGCAAAAAAATTGATGAGGTCATGACAAAAAACCCGTTAGCCATCTCTGCGGAAAAACTCGCGGTGGAAGCTGCTAAACTAA
This genomic window contains:
- a CDS encoding zinc ribbon domain-containing protein; this encodes MAVKCFRCGCNTNKDNAKFCSKCGQSLTMAPAWLPDVKWHIKTLGIIYVILLIVFIVGQVLLKPYVRNIVENW
- a CDS encoding KpsF/GutQ family sugar-phosphate isomerase yields the protein MVTNTKRTLNLARKVLRIEASAVVNLQSKLGAGFIKAVGIISDCEGRVIVTGLGKSGIIARKIAATLAATGTPATYMHPTDGIHGDIGILELQDVVILISYSGETTELAELIPAIKKIGAKVIGITGDNKSTLARISDVVLSNKVTREACPYNIAPTASTTACLALGDALAVCVMSEKKIKPEHFALLHPGGTIGKKLLWTVKDIMRTGENNPVVTLGVNVKSALLVMTRTRVGAVSIVDSKNKLLGYFSDGDLRRCLERMPDLLSKKIDEVMTKNPLAISAEKLAVEAAKLMRERKCDNLPVVDTKKRVIGIIDERDILDQGIV